A single window of Salvia splendens isolate huo1 chromosome 6, SspV2, whole genome shotgun sequence DNA harbors:
- the LOC121807390 gene encoding transcription factor GTE2-like, which translates to MASAVLASQNESNWAHMGKTQYANPNLNPNPKKKQKQFHPFPANGATGRYRSISNNNIDSPAVTQTASDDAYSFNQAPAAGNAGNYGGYLTYNVATYTKSELLELRKRLSAELDQIRDLRDRIDLGRFNIGETPRFQPKSKKYSGSKRPGPAIRSAPKRLGDGYENGSLETVNFGVLLKECEKIVTKLIKGKFGYVFKDPVDAVAFKLVDYHLIVKHPMDLGTVKANLAKNLYRSPAEFAADVRLTFNNALLYNPKTDPVHGMTEEILARFEEMFRPVQEKFNSVLEKLPKNEPHEFKINNDLSFREVEELQGSSWNSNGCQALAAKKSKRKGGHVPVSHVMKKSDRMQDHSTASTPPMNLQPLAPEPEPLPPSPVRAPPLPAAKEQKPGRVVTPKQPKPRAKDVNKREMSMDEKQKLGFGLQNLPQEKMPQLVQIIRKRDEHLAQDGDEIELDIEALDTETQWELDRFVTNWKKMVSKTKRQALMMNNNPAAGVSIPSSPVTDADLGALSEKNDECGKKMKENDEEDVDIDDDMPAASFPPVEIEIEKDGVVGRENDGVVGQENDGGGNASSSSSSGSSSSDSSSSSDSDSGSSSGSESDADDAQS; encoded by the exons ATGGCGTCCGCTGTTTTAGCGAGCCAGAATGAGTCGAACTGGGCCCACATGGGAAAGACGCAGTACGCGAATCCCAACCTGAATCCAAACCCTAAAAAGAAGCAGAAGCAATTCCACCCGTTTCCAGCGAACGGTGCCACCGGTCGCTACCGTAGCATCAGCAACAACAACATCGATTCGCCGGCCGTCACGCAGACAGCGTCAGATGATGCATATTCTTTCAACCAGGCGCCTGCGGCTGGTAACGCGGGGAATTACGGTGGCTATTTGACCTACAATGTTGCGACGTACACTAAATCAGAGCTTCTGGAGCTCCGGAAACGCCTCTCTGCTGAACTCGATCAAATCCGTGATTTGCGTGATCGAATTGATTTAGGTCGGTTCAACATTGGGGAAACCCCAAGATTTCAGCCGAAATCAAAGAAATATAGTGGCAGTAAACGTCCTGGCCCTGCTATTAGATCCGCTCCCAAGAGATTGGGCGATGGATATGAAAATGGCAGCTTGGAGACTGTTAATTTTGGGGTTTTGTTGAAAGAATGCGAAAAGATTGTGACTAAATTGATCAAAGGCAAATTCGGCTATGTTTTCAAAGATCCGGTGGATGCAGTGGCTTTTAAGCTTGTCGATTATCATCTGATTGTGAAGCATCCAATGGATCTCGGCACCGTTAAAGCGAATCTGGCGAAGAATTTGTATCGGTCGCCTGCAGAATTCGCAGCTGACGTCAGGCTGACTTTTAACAATGCGTTGCTCTACAACCCTAAAACGGATCCTGTTCATGGCATGACAGAGGAAATTCTGGCACGGTTCGAGGAGATGTTCAGGCCTGTACAGGAGAAGTTCAACAGCGTGCTAGAGAAGCTGCCCAAGAATGAGCCCCACGAGTTCAAAATCAACAATGATTTGTCGTTCAGGGAGGTTGAGGAATTGCAGGGCAGCTCTTGGAACAGTAATGGTTGTCAGGCTCTTGCTGCAAAGAAGTCGAAGAGGAAAGGTGGACATGTTCCTGTTTCCCATGTTATGAAGAAGTCTGATAGAATGCAAGACCATTCTACTGCTTCAACACCGCCGATGAATCTACAACCATTAGCACCAGAGCCAGAGCCGTTACCTCCCTCTCCAGTGAGAGCTCCTCCTCTACCTGCGGCTAAGGAGCAGAAACCTGGACGTGTAGTGACACCGAAACAGCCGAAGCCAAGGGCTAAGGATGTTAATAAGAGAGAGATGAGTATGGACGAGAAGCAGAAACTTGGATTTGGGTTGCAGAATTTACCCCAAGAGAAGATGCCTCAACTTGTACAGATAATCAGGAAGAGGGATGAGCATTTGGCACAGGATGGCGATGAAATTGAGCTTGATATTGAGGCTCTTGATACGGAGACGCAGTGGGAACTTGATAGGTTTGTGACCAATTGGAAGAAGATGGTGAGCAAGACAAAGCGGCAAGCGTTGATGATGAACAACAATCCAGCTGCTGGAGTTTCTATTCCCTCCAGTCCTGTTACAGATGCTGATCTG GGCGCATTGAGTGAGAAGAATGACGAGTGTGGCAAGAAGATGAAAGAGAATGATGAAGAAGATGTAgatattgatgatgatatgccAGCAGCGAGCTTCCCTCCTGtcgagattgagattgagaaagaTGGTGTTGTTGGGCGGGAGAATGATGGTGTTGTTGGACAGGAGAATGATGGTGGAGGCAATGCCAGCAGTAGCTCGAGCAGTGGCAGCTCAAGTAGTGATTCATCATCCTCGAGTG ATTCTGATTCAGGGAGTTCCTCTGGTAGTGAGTCCGACGCAGATGATGCACAGTCATGA